The Syntrophobacterales bacterium genome includes a region encoding these proteins:
- a CDS encoding DUF2339 domain-containing protein codes for MNDRLSSLESTVEQVARRVDELALKVDALSKKADLHGPLPVNIDATSPEEDSLPDASEAMLSWVGRSSLLQRLSTMCFLLVIALILRTVTDSGVIDLPFGSLIGMSYAAILMIMGWRRYKRESRLAPVFTVCGTLLMFTIIVEAHAHFGILSSVSSYIMLILTGLGAATISYIYRVPAPIAIGNLGMCVSAAAIDYPSPYFPYLGIVLLTANLLGYFTSRAHRYVWLRWILVLVTLFMITLWGIKLGMALRGDEGITGTLAPTWFLPVLTIFSSTYIIIALMGIIRTLPEKLNKFELMLPTINVVWAFALARYVVSATGDGILILGALGATVGFGHLAVAPWLANRDQKAHGGNAFVFAGSVLLALALPVIADNTLLYLPVLAAVAFWTSLMSAKWRSGSARLTSYLLQIYASITIAAALLSEGKPDSFLINVISAGGIACLGILQYRWLRNTTPPEESAFFSKIDKGDFSAVAVLLAALLSVFVLLRVILQRVTVTFFVPADVGNIIQGSQSVIINLSAIVLMSIALANRSRELRNVAILLTTIGAINVFLYDLVLGHGIPLVLSVLSFGLATAVESVILKRWQRLPTPGRS; via the coding sequence ATGAACGACAGACTATCCTCGCTTGAATCCACCGTAGAACAGGTCGCCCGGCGGGTGGATGAACTGGCGCTGAAGGTGGATGCGCTTTCAAAAAAAGCCGATCTTCACGGACCGCTGCCGGTTAATATCGATGCGACTTCCCCGGAGGAGGACTCGCTCCCCGACGCATCGGAGGCGATGCTTTCATGGGTGGGCCGTTCCTCGCTTTTGCAGCGTCTCTCCACAATGTGCTTTCTTTTGGTCATCGCCCTGATTCTGCGCACCGTTACCGATAGCGGGGTGATAGACCTGCCCTTCGGCTCCCTCATCGGCATGAGTTACGCCGCCATACTGATGATTATGGGCTGGCGGAGATATAAGAGGGAAAGCCGGCTGGCACCCGTCTTCACCGTATGCGGAACTTTACTGATGTTTACAATCATTGTTGAGGCGCATGCCCATTTTGGCATTCTTTCTTCTGTATCATCTTACATCATGCTGATTCTTACCGGTCTCGGTGCCGCGACAATCAGTTATATCTATCGGGTTCCGGCGCCAATTGCCATAGGAAACCTCGGCATGTGCGTCTCGGCCGCGGCGATCGACTATCCCTCTCCTTATTTCCCCTACCTGGGAATTGTCCTTCTGACGGCCAATCTGTTGGGTTACTTTACGTCCCGAGCCCACCGGTATGTCTGGCTTCGCTGGATATTGGTGCTGGTTACACTTTTCATGATCACCCTCTGGGGAATCAAGCTGGGCATGGCGCTGCGGGGCGACGAAGGCATAACAGGGACGCTGGCGCCAACCTGGTTCCTGCCTGTTTTGACCATTTTCTCGTCAACATACATAATCATTGCATTAATGGGGATCATCCGAACCCTCCCGGAAAAACTAAACAAATTTGAACTCATGCTGCCCACCATCAATGTTGTCTGGGCATTTGCGCTGGCCCGGTACGTCGTGTCCGCCACGGGTGACGGCATACTGATTCTCGGCGCCCTCGGGGCAACCGTCGGCTTCGGGCATCTGGCTGTAGCGCCCTGGCTGGCAAACCGCGATCAAAAGGCGCACGGGGGCAATGCATTCGTTTTTGCCGGGTCGGTGTTGCTGGCGCTTGCCCTACCCGTAATTGCAGACAACACATTGCTGTATCTGCCCGTATTGGCGGCGGTTGCGTTCTGGACATCATTAATGTCGGCAAAATGGCGAAGCGGCAGCGCTCGCTTGACGTCGTACCTTTTGCAGATTTACGCGAGTATAACAATCGCGGCAGCGCTGCTCAGTGAAGGAAAACCCGACTCATTTTTGATAAACGTAATTTCCGCAGGCGGAATCGCCTGTTTGGGGATTTTGCAATACCGCTGGTTGCGTAACACAACGCCGCCTGAGGAATCTGCCTTTTTTTCGAAGATCGACAAAGGCGATTTCAGCGCTGTAGCGGTTTTGCTGGCCGCTCTGTTGAGCGTCTTTGTCCTGTTGCGGGTTATCCTTCAAAGAGTAACAGTCACGTTTTTTGTTCCTGCTGATGTCGGCAATATCATCCAGGGAAGCCAGTCAGTCATCATCAATCTATCAGCCATTGTCCTGATGTCAATCGCGCTGGCAAATCGCAGCAGGGAATTGCGCAATGTCGCCATCCTGCTTACGACAATCGGCGCCATCAATGTTTTTCTGTATGACCTTGTCCTTGGGCACGGCATACCGCTGGTTCTCAGCGTCCTCTCCTTCGGTCTTGCTACGGCGGTAGAATCGGTAATCCTGAAACGCTGGCAGCGTCTGCCAACGCCCGGCCGATCTTAA